In one window of Synergistaceae bacterium DNA:
- the rsmI gene encoding 16S rRNA (cytidine(1402)-2'-O)-methyltransferase translates to MPLTLVPTPIGNLEDITLRALRVLKEADLIACEDTRTSSILLKRYDISKPLISLHLFNEKERTERLAAALREGKKVAVISDAGTPGISDPGWLLLRAALDEGFETDVLPGPSALLPAVLLSGLNPQPFLFYGFPPEKTGARKKLFTSLEPLPYTLVFYLSPHKAERQIAEMMEAWGDRPAALVREISKIHQESIRGLLSEIAARLEAGVKGELVLVIEGGKEEEEDPEAWRRRAKEMQEAGGYAKEIAQEISSRYNIPRNIVKEFLLQN, encoded by the coding sequence ATGCCTCTGACGCTGGTGCCCACTCCCATAGGCAACCTGGAGGATATTACCCTGCGCGCCCTCCGCGTTTTGAAAGAAGCGGACCTGATCGCCTGCGAAGATACGCGCACTTCTTCTATTCTTTTGAAGCGATACGATATTTCGAAGCCTCTGATTTCTTTACATCTCTTCAACGAGAAAGAGCGGACGGAACGCCTTGCCGCGGCGCTGAGAGAGGGGAAAAAAGTGGCCGTCATCAGTGACGCCGGCACTCCCGGCATCAGTGACCCCGGATGGCTTCTCCTGCGCGCCGCGCTTGACGAGGGGTTTGAGACCGACGTTTTGCCCGGGCCTTCCGCGCTGCTGCCCGCCGTACTTCTCTCCGGACTGAACCCGCAGCCCTTTTTATTCTATGGATTCCCTCCCGAAAAAACGGGAGCGAGGAAAAAACTTTTCACGTCTCTGGAGCCTCTGCCGTACACGCTGGTTTTTTACCTCTCGCCTCATAAGGCGGAGCGGCAGATCGCCGAAATGATGGAAGCCTGGGGGGATCGTCCCGCCGCTCTCGTTCGTGAAATCAGCAAAATTCATCAGGAATCGATCAGGGGGCTGCTTTCTGAAATTGCCGCAAGGCTTGAGGCCGGGGTGAAGGGTGAACTGGTTCTTGTGATCGAGGGCGGAAAGGAAGAGGAGGAGGACCCCGAAGCCTGGCGAAGACGCGCAAAAGAGATGCAGGAAGCCGGAGGTTACGCCAAAGAAATCGCGCAGGAAATATCCTCCCGTTACAACATCCCCAGGAATATTGTCAAGGAATTTTTGCTTCAGAACTGA
- a CDS encoding methyltransferase domain-containing protein encodes MTTRDEILYGRLKLWQPDPGPRVNMDTVLLAAYVRLRSRGESSFVELGSATGAVSLMLALRFPKKFHVTGLEIQPDLVELAQRNRVENGLEDRVSFRCMDLREHRSIPAGSFDGLVVNPPYEEEGRGRKSPVEGLTIARQGSCCSLRDVVEAASWLLKYRGKFFAVFSSERSAEFLTRLTEAGIVPKRLRFIHSRSGKRAGLLLVEGMKKGGTGLVVEPPLFVYGENGEYTEDLLRAYTPEGLPCL; translated from the coding sequence ATGACGACCCGCGACGAAATTTTGTATGGCCGGCTGAAACTCTGGCAGCCCGACCCGGGACCCCGGGTGAATATGGACACGGTGCTGCTGGCGGCTTATGTTCGACTCCGCTCCCGGGGGGAGTCGTCTTTTGTGGAGCTGGGGAGCGCCACCGGAGCCGTTTCCCTGATGTTGGCCCTGCGTTTTCCAAAAAAATTTCACGTGACAGGACTGGAGATTCAGCCGGATCTGGTGGAACTGGCCCAGCGCAATCGCGTTGAGAACGGCCTGGAGGACAGAGTTTCCTTTCGATGCATGGACCTGAGAGAACACCGCTCAATTCCGGCGGGGTCCTTCGACGGCCTGGTGGTCAATCCTCCCTACGAGGAGGAGGGGAGAGGCCGAAAAAGTCCCGTCGAAGGACTGACCATCGCCCGGCAGGGAAGCTGCTGTTCTCTCCGGGACGTTGTGGAAGCGGCCTCCTGGCTTTTGAAATACAGGGGGAAATTTTTTGCCGTGTTTTCCTCCGAGAGATCGGCTGAATTTCTGACGCGTCTGACCGAGGCCGGAATCGTTCCCAAGCGTCTGAGGTTCATCCACTCCCGCAGCGGGAAAAGGGCCGGGCTTCTGCTGGTGGAGGGAATGAAAAAAGGAGGGACAGGCCTCGTGGTAGAGCCGCCGCTTTTTGTATACGGAGAAAACGGGGAGTACACAGAAGATCTCCTGAGAGCCTACACTCCGGAGGGTTTGCCATGCCTCTGA
- the smc gene encoding chromosome segregation protein SMC, which produces MSIEYLRLKGFKSFGTSCEFSFSDGLTAIVGPNGSGKSNILDALRWVLGEGTPSTLRIVRQSDLIFQGSATENPSKEAEVLLRLRQNGDTATLRRQYSTEGGSVLQVDSTKIKLQELSDFKSRFALEGDSFAFIGQGEVSDAIHQRPMERRRHLELLFGIDRYRKRREETCARLETALTEMQRINTLVAELGQRREEIAPEVTVAVEAKGILDNLDNIRRDFYFSKRFSLEKREKELRSQLQSMTEHEDLSVLWKNLWTAAVAAMEEKLRRDGFDEGALLAREQELTGRKEALRRQAFAAGTRVQALLSDRRNLSVEKEQTTASLESIRLELEKTEEKETALQRELKTKREAFEDVLRRLEESRANAERERLRRQELRDRHAERILSRSQQEARLKALVGSQKQAEEDLKQLSVEKESLTAAVAKNGEETANLEKRHETLALEHADVYTACQKSLALLQQIKREKVSRQAELDALRENTEASIYPEPTRFLLSAARLGRMKSHPEVMAEAFSCPPEIAPALEAYLGGRQFWLLAHTMEEAQEGIELLKQHRLGRVTYLPLDRCRPRFPDASWRLPAQGVEGWGIELIAPRSPWEPALQHVLGDLLVVRDYALAGSMVKKGAKFPIVTLEGEVFAPSGTISGGRMRQSGGAISHNQRVTELTLQTDALNRRIKDTEAESSRSEKREQKLAQESEALSAALTRSRSELITAQKALETLNADIQRHEAEKNSAEMEIAAITEKMTLLDGEIADLAGQLEALSDPLEPEGEEGKAPSAVSSARNEIELTEERLRGTSDILTRIRRERGDLEERLSGVMRDIEAGKSEETKLRDGLSEMGREHLALWRESRALREKLEAERNRLLRAHNRLQRLRRKDQKAEENLTGLRTQTAAVNERLLSVRAEIEQLREMWDEKYPWDPEDAARIAEDARELSGAMRRLERELKALGTYNLGALSEDESLMERIDYLTEQLEDVKTGIEELRRLIDETDSQVETLFSQAMNDIDDRFNALFQRLFGGGEARLMLQEGGALWERGVEIYARPPGKRLQNISQLSGGEQSLTAIAHLFAALEVARMPLAVLDEVDAALDEYNLIRFADLAREYSKRLQLLVMTHRRTTMERADLLYGVTMVEPGLSKIVGIDMDSYR; this is translated from the coding sequence TTGTCCATAGAGTATCTTCGGCTTAAAGGCTTTAAGAGTTTTGGGACCAGTTGCGAGTTTTCCTTTTCCGACGGACTGACGGCTATTGTGGGTCCCAACGGCAGCGGCAAGAGCAATATTCTGGACGCCCTGCGCTGGGTGCTGGGAGAGGGAACGCCGTCCACGCTTCGTATCGTGCGCCAGAGCGACCTGATTTTTCAGGGCAGCGCCACCGAGAACCCCTCGAAGGAAGCGGAGGTTCTCCTCAGGCTCAGGCAAAATGGAGACACGGCGACCCTTCGCAGGCAGTATTCGACAGAGGGCGGCTCCGTTCTGCAGGTGGATTCGACCAAAATTAAACTGCAGGAACTGAGCGATTTCAAGTCGCGTTTCGCTCTTGAGGGTGACAGTTTCGCATTTATAGGACAGGGAGAGGTGTCCGACGCCATTCACCAGCGGCCCATGGAGCGGCGGCGTCATCTCGAACTGCTTTTCGGCATCGACCGCTACCGGAAAAGACGGGAGGAGACCTGCGCCCGTCTGGAGACGGCTCTGACGGAAATGCAGCGAATCAACACCCTTGTGGCGGAACTGGGCCAGCGCAGGGAAGAAATAGCGCCGGAAGTGACCGTGGCCGTGGAGGCTAAGGGCATTCTCGACAACCTGGACAACATCCGGCGCGATTTTTATTTTTCGAAACGGTTCAGCCTGGAAAAAAGAGAGAAGGAACTTCGAAGCCAGCTTCAGTCCATGACGGAGCACGAGGATCTTTCTGTCCTGTGGAAGAACCTGTGGACCGCTGCAGTTGCCGCGATGGAAGAAAAACTGCGCCGGGACGGCTTTGACGAAGGGGCGCTTCTCGCCCGGGAACAGGAGCTGACCGGCCGGAAGGAAGCTCTGCGGCGTCAGGCCTTTGCGGCGGGGACACGGGTTCAGGCCCTTCTTTCGGACCGCAGAAACCTGAGCGTTGAAAAGGAACAGACGACGGCCTCTCTGGAGTCCATCCGGCTGGAGCTGGAAAAAACGGAAGAGAAGGAAACCGCGCTTCAGAGAGAGTTGAAGACGAAGCGGGAGGCCTTCGAAGACGTTCTGCGCCGTTTGGAGGAAAGCCGGGCCAACGCCGAACGGGAGCGCCTGCGCCGTCAGGAACTGCGGGATCGTCACGCGGAACGGATTTTGTCCCGTTCTCAGCAGGAAGCCCGCCTCAAAGCCCTGGTGGGCTCTCAGAAACAGGCGGAGGAAGATCTGAAGCAGCTTTCGGTGGAAAAGGAAAGCCTGACCGCGGCCGTGGCGAAAAACGGAGAGGAGACGGCGAACCTCGAAAAACGCCACGAGACCCTGGCTCTGGAACATGCCGACGTTTACACGGCCTGCCAGAAGTCTCTGGCTCTGCTGCAGCAGATAAAGAGAGAAAAGGTCTCCCGTCAGGCGGAGCTGGATGCCCTTCGGGAAAACACCGAAGCCTCCATCTACCCTGAACCCACGCGTTTTCTGCTTTCGGCGGCCCGACTCGGCAGGATGAAATCCCACCCCGAGGTCATGGCCGAGGCCTTCTCCTGTCCGCCGGAAATTGCCCCGGCCCTGGAGGCCTATCTGGGAGGACGGCAATTCTGGCTTCTGGCCCATACCATGGAAGAAGCTCAGGAGGGCATTGAACTGCTGAAACAACATCGTCTGGGACGGGTCACCTATCTGCCTCTCGACAGGTGCCGGCCGCGCTTTCCCGATGCTTCCTGGCGCCTGCCGGCTCAGGGGGTGGAGGGATGGGGCATCGAGCTGATCGCTCCCCGGTCTCCCTGGGAGCCGGCGCTTCAGCACGTTCTGGGGGATCTCCTGGTGGTTCGGGATTACGCTCTGGCTGGCAGTATGGTCAAAAAGGGAGCGAAATTCCCCATCGTAACCCTGGAAGGGGAGGTTTTCGCTCCTTCCGGCACAATCAGTGGCGGGCGCATGCGTCAGAGCGGAGGGGCCATCAGCCACAATCAGCGGGTGACGGAGCTTACCCTTCAGACGGACGCGCTGAATCGAAGAATCAAAGACACGGAGGCGGAGTCCTCCCGCTCGGAAAAACGGGAACAGAAACTGGCCCAGGAAAGCGAGGCCCTGAGCGCCGCTCTGACCCGAAGCCGAAGCGAGCTGATAACGGCTCAGAAGGCGCTGGAGACGCTGAATGCCGACATTCAGCGCCACGAGGCCGAAAAAAACTCCGCAGAAATGGAAATTGCCGCAATCACAGAAAAAATGACTCTCCTGGACGGGGAGATTGCCGACCTCGCCGGACAGCTGGAGGCCCTGTCGGATCCCCTTGAGCCGGAAGGAGAGGAGGGAAAAGCCCCTTCCGCTGTGAGCTCCGCCCGAAATGAAATCGAGCTGACGGAAGAGCGCCTGAGGGGAACCTCCGACATTCTGACCCGCATCCGCAGAGAACGGGGCGATTTGGAAGAACGTCTCTCAGGGGTCATGAGGGACATCGAAGCCGGAAAGTCGGAGGAAACAAAACTGCGGGACGGCCTTTCCGAAATGGGTCGGGAACACCTGGCCCTCTGGAGGGAAAGCAGGGCGCTTCGCGAGAAACTGGAGGCAGAGCGGAACAGACTCCTCAGGGCCCATAATCGTCTGCAGCGCCTTCGCCGAAAAGATCAGAAAGCGGAGGAGAACCTCACCGGGCTGAGAACTCAAACGGCCGCCGTGAACGAGCGCCTCCTTTCCGTCCGGGCTGAAATCGAACAGCTCAGGGAAATGTGGGACGAGAAATATCCCTGGGATCCGGAGGACGCCGCCCGGATCGCGGAGGACGCCCGGGAACTGTCCGGCGCCATGCGTCGGCTGGAACGGGAACTCAAGGCCCTCGGAACCTACAACCTGGGCGCTCTCTCTGAGGACGAGTCCCTGATGGAACGCATCGACTACCTCACCGAACAGCTCGAAGACGTAAAAACGGGAATTGAGGAACTTCGACGTCTTATTGATGAAACGGATTCTCAGGTGGAGACCCTGTTCAGTCAGGCCATGAACGACATTGACGACCGGTTCAACGCCCTTTTTCAGCGCCTTTTCGGAGGCGGCGAGGCGAGGCTCATGCTTCAGGAGGGGGGAGCTCTGTGGGAGAGAGGCGTCGAAATTTACGCCCGACCGCCTGGAAAGCGTCTTCAGAACATTTCGCAGCTTTCGGGAGGAGAACAGTCCCTGACGGCGATAGCGCACCTTTTCGCCGCTCTCGAAGTCGCCCGAATGCCTCTGGCGGTGCTGGACGAAGTGGACGCGGCCCTGGACGAGTATAACCTGATTCGATTCGCGGACCTGGCCCGGGAATATTCGAAGCGCCTGCAGCTTTTGGTCATGACCCATCGCCGCACGACCATGGAGCGGGCGGACCTGCTCTACGGCGTGACCATGGTGGAACCCGGGCTGTCCAAAATCGTGGGCATTGACATGGACAGTTACCGCTAA
- a CDS encoding Rne/Rng family ribonuclease, with translation MADTLENEETRVAILEDGRLAEIFIERMWDHQKAGEIYKARVESVLPGINAAFVSIGDGRNAFLYLNDARGMTVVPNQEIVVQVTKTARKNKGARVTPRISLPGHYLVLVPHGEEAGVSRRIVSEEERRRLRHFARELRGDDFGIIIRTAAEGVDEEALVQDVQSLLAQWREIEHNASCQSAPCLLYRDMGLLGRVLRDEVHGDIDEILVNGKDEFENVKNFVSMLYGDERPSVTLYRGVVPIFEYYGIEREIEQALERKVWLRSGAYLVMEHTEALTVIDVNTGKYIGDRDMRHTVLDTNLEAADEIARQLRLRAIGGIVVIDFIDMEFEEDRQCLLTRLEEVFQSDRSRARVFSMTQLGLVEITRKRGRLDLKSVLTRGCPFCSDNGWVLREDTVAMSMKRFLRKVGHANRAEAVLLQANSAVAQYVRETYLSFWEEELGCRILIAGMPDFPWSRYRIEAQGTCEAIERRVKQMERRESTVVVHRVSSA, from the coding sequence GTGGCTGATACCCTGGAAAACGAGGAAACAAGGGTCGCTATTCTGGAGGATGGACGGCTGGCGGAGATTTTTATAGAACGCATGTGGGACCACCAGAAGGCGGGAGAGATTTACAAGGCCCGGGTCGAAAGCGTTCTTCCCGGGATCAATGCCGCTTTTGTCAGCATCGGGGATGGCCGCAACGCATTTTTGTACCTGAACGACGCCAGAGGAATGACCGTGGTTCCCAACCAGGAGATCGTCGTCCAGGTGACGAAAACCGCCAGGAAAAACAAGGGAGCCCGGGTTACGCCGCGTATTTCTCTGCCCGGCCATTATCTGGTGCTGGTTCCCCACGGGGAAGAAGCGGGGGTTTCCCGAAGAATCGTCAGCGAGGAAGAGCGCAGGCGTTTGCGCCACTTTGCCCGGGAGCTTCGGGGGGATGATTTCGGCATAATCATTCGCACCGCAGCCGAGGGAGTGGACGAGGAAGCTCTCGTGCAGGATGTTCAGTCCCTTCTCGCCCAGTGGAGGGAAATCGAGCACAACGCCTCCTGCCAGTCCGCGCCCTGCCTGCTCTACCGGGATATGGGACTTTTGGGCCGGGTCCTGAGAGACGAGGTCCACGGCGACATCGACGAGATTCTGGTGAATGGAAAAGACGAGTTCGAGAACGTCAAAAACTTTGTTTCCATGCTGTACGGCGACGAGCGTCCCTCCGTTACGCTGTACCGGGGCGTGGTGCCGATCTTCGAATACTACGGCATCGAACGGGAGATAGAGCAGGCTCTGGAGCGCAAGGTGTGGCTGCGGAGCGGCGCGTATCTGGTGATGGAACATACCGAGGCCCTGACCGTCATCGACGTCAATACCGGCAAGTACATCGGTGACAGAGACATGCGGCACACGGTCCTCGACACAAATCTGGAGGCTGCGGATGAAATCGCCCGCCAGCTCCGTCTCCGGGCCATCGGCGGCATCGTCGTCATCGACTTCATCGACATGGAATTCGAGGAGGATCGTCAGTGCCTTCTGACGCGCCTGGAGGAGGTTTTTCAGTCGGACCGTTCCCGGGCGCGGGTATTCAGCATGACTCAGCTGGGGCTGGTGGAAATCACGCGCAAGCGGGGCCGGCTGGATCTGAAGTCCGTCCTGACCCGGGGGTGCCCTTTCTGCAGCGACAACGGCTGGGTTCTGCGGGAAGATACGGTCGCCATGTCCATGAAGCGATTTTTGCGCAAGGTGGGGCACGCCAACAGGGCGGAAGCCGTCCTGCTTCAGGCCAACTCCGCTGTGGCGCAGTATGTGAGAGAGACTTACCTCTCGTTTTGGGAGGAAGAGCTGGGTTGCAGAATTTTGATCGCAGGCATGCCCGATTTTCCCTGGAGCCGGTATCGCATCGAGGCTCAGGGAACCTGCGAGGCCATAGAACGACGGGTAAAACAAATGGAACGACGGGAGAGTACAGTAGTTGTCCATAGAGTATCTTCGGCTTAA
- a CDS encoding TIGR03936 family radical SAM-associated protein — protein sequence MTRVRLFYEKRGGACFVPHVAMVGLFTRVAARGGIKLSLTEGFSPHAKMSFGPELPAGVLALCEPVDLWLEEDCGYENLKYGDWEKIWNEQMPRGFRVVGFRILPPEAPALGKDCRAAHYLIQPGDHRLGGELLTRLKEHYGEDALSVRFDELDNDELDDGRGSDAFPWISLVLGNPAGNGIGGWVKSLTAANVIAGWQDLRIVRIALGRWSGTRLESLNSAALSS from the coding sequence ATGACCCGGGTTCGGCTGTTCTACGAAAAAAGAGGAGGCGCGTGTTTTGTTCCCCACGTGGCGATGGTGGGACTTTTCACGAGAGTCGCCGCTCGGGGAGGGATAAAGCTGAGCCTCACCGAGGGATTCTCGCCTCACGCGAAAATGAGTTTCGGCCCGGAGCTTCCCGCAGGGGTCCTGGCGCTTTGCGAGCCGGTGGACCTGTGGCTGGAGGAAGATTGCGGGTATGAAAATTTAAAATATGGGGACTGGGAAAAAATCTGGAATGAGCAGATGCCGAGGGGTTTTCGCGTGGTGGGGTTTCGGATTTTGCCGCCGGAGGCCCCCGCTCTGGGCAAAGACTGCAGGGCGGCCCATTACCTGATTCAGCCCGGAGACCACCGCCTGGGCGGGGAGCTTTTGACGCGCCTGAAGGAGCATTACGGCGAAGATGCCCTGAGCGTCCGCTTCGACGAATTGGACAACGATGAATTGGATGACGGTCGCGGTTCGGACGCGTTTCCCTGGATTTCCCTCGTTCTGGGGAACCCGGCGGGAAACGGAATCGGCGGGTGGGTCAAATCGCTGACCGCCGCGAACGTCATCGCGGGCTGGCAGGATCTGCGTATCGTCCGTATCGCTCTGGGCCGCTGGAGCGGGACTCGTCTGGAGTCCCTGAATTCTGCGGCGCTTTCTTCCTGA
- a CDS encoding TIGR03960 family B12-binding radical SAM protein, producing the protein MSFPEFDNPLWPLLAQVARPSRYSGSEWRFCRSGFEVDKDALRVCLAFPDVYEIGMSYYGFQILEPFLRSQGVFVDRVYCPWTDMERLLREKGLPLTSVETSLPLSDFDVLGFTLQHELSYTNILTMLDLGHIPLRSEDRSEEHPLILGGGPGAFVPEPVAPFIDLFCVGEGEPVLPRLLALLKETRGEKREERLAQCARLPGVFVPRFVRPVYDGQGVRFEARSGSVALPVRRQFVRNLEDAPVPDSMVVPSVGIVHDRASVELFRGCSRGCRFCQAGMTSRPVRERDPEAVTEAMLNLVCRTGWEEASLLSLASCDYSGIDRVIDELTPRLEERGVHLSLPSLRMDGFSVDLAARLQKVRRGGLTFAPEAGTQRLRDVINKGLTEENIFSCLRGAFSHGWDRIKLYFMMGLPTETEEDLDGILRLARDVVRLARKEGRKRISVAVSVAGFVPKAHTPFQWERQDTIEEFRAKGRYLRGQVRDKTLSLKYHEPEQSFLEGVLARGDRRLADALECAWRKGARFDNWSETFDLSLWLASFEECGINPEDYTRARRQEEFLPWDHIDAGVTKTFLWKEREASRAALLTPDCRLLCNACGMNCDSTPRLQPWNSGLSLSETVLSEVSLNGAPVQ; encoded by the coding sequence ATGTCGTTTCCCGAGTTCGATAACCCCCTGTGGCCGCTTTTGGCGCAGGTCGCTCGTCCTTCCCGCTACAGCGGAAGCGAGTGGCGTTTTTGTCGCTCCGGTTTCGAGGTCGATAAAGACGCTCTGCGTGTGTGTCTCGCTTTTCCCGACGTCTACGAAATCGGGATGAGTTATTATGGTTTTCAGATTCTGGAGCCCTTTTTGCGAAGTCAGGGTGTTTTTGTCGACAGGGTTTACTGCCCCTGGACGGATATGGAACGTCTTTTGCGGGAAAAGGGTCTCCCCCTCACGTCGGTGGAAACGTCTCTGCCCCTGTCCGATTTTGACGTCCTGGGGTTTACTCTGCAGCATGAACTGAGCTACACCAATATTTTGACGATGCTGGACCTGGGGCATATTCCCCTGCGTTCCGAGGATCGCTCCGAAGAACATCCCCTCATCCTGGGAGGCGGGCCGGGCGCCTTCGTTCCCGAACCCGTGGCTCCCTTCATCGACCTGTTCTGCGTGGGGGAAGGAGAGCCCGTCCTTCCGCGTCTGCTCGCCCTTCTGAAGGAAACCCGGGGAGAAAAACGGGAAGAGCGTCTGGCTCAGTGCGCCCGGCTTCCGGGGGTATTCGTCCCCCGGTTTGTGCGCCCCGTTTACGACGGGCAGGGGGTGCGTTTCGAAGCCCGTTCGGGCTCCGTCGCGCTGCCCGTTCGCCGGCAGTTTGTCCGGAACCTTGAAGATGCCCCGGTGCCGGATTCGATGGTGGTTCCCTCCGTGGGGATCGTCCATGACAGGGCCTCTGTGGAGCTTTTTCGGGGCTGTTCCCGGGGCTGTCGCTTCTGCCAGGCGGGGATGACCTCCCGGCCCGTGCGGGAGCGTGACCCTGAGGCGGTGACGGAGGCCATGCTGAACCTGGTCTGCCGGACGGGATGGGAAGAAGCGAGTTTACTGTCCCTGGCCTCCTGCGATTATTCAGGAATCGACCGGGTGATCGACGAACTGACGCCCCGTCTGGAGGAACGGGGGGTTCATCTGAGCCTGCCCAGCCTGAGGATGGATGGTTTTTCCGTGGATCTGGCGGCCCGGCTCCAAAAAGTCCGGCGGGGAGGGCTCACCTTCGCTCCCGAGGCCGGAACTCAGAGACTGCGGGATGTGATCAACAAGGGCCTTACCGAGGAAAATATCTTTTCCTGCCTCAGGGGGGCCTTTTCTCACGGCTGGGACAGAATCAAACTGTACTTTATGATGGGGCTTCCCACGGAGACTGAGGAGGATTTGGACGGGATTCTGCGCCTCGCCCGGGACGTGGTGCGGCTGGCCCGAAAGGAAGGGCGAAAGCGGATCTCCGTGGCGGTTTCCGTGGCGGGGTTTGTCCCCAAAGCCCATACCCCCTTCCAGTGGGAACGTCAGGACACGATTGAGGAATTTCGGGCGAAAGGCCGCTACCTTCGGGGACAGGTTCGGGACAAAACCCTGTCTCTGAAGTACCATGAACCGGAACAGTCCTTTCTGGAGGGAGTTCTGGCCCGGGGAGACCGCCGTCTGGCCGACGCGCTGGAATGCGCCTGGCGAAAGGGCGCCCGCTTCGACAACTGGAGCGAGACATTTGATCTTTCCCTGTGGCTGGCCTCTTTTGAGGAGTGCGGCATCAATCCGGAGGATTACACAAGGGCCCGCCGACAAGAGGAATTTCTGCCCTGGGACCACATTGACGCGGGAGTGACCAAAACCTTCCTCTGGAAAGAACGGGAGGCCTCCCGGGCGGCTCTCCTGACTCCCGACTGCCGGCTGCTGTGCAACGCCTGCGGAATGAATTGCGACTCAACGCCCCGCCTTCAACCCTGGAACAGCGGACTCTCCCTGAGCGAAACCGTCCTGAGCGAGGTCAGTTTGAACGGAGCCCCTGTACAATGA
- the rodA gene encoding rod shape-determining protein RodA, with the protein MESPRLSTFGEDLAASDRLLCCSVLCLMMWGVLCIFSAASGFSGRGMEFAVRQLGWVAVVCAAYSSVLAVGYEKFLDMAYLIYGLTLLLLFFMDLTAPTVKGAQRWISLGVVRLQPSEFAKISLILLLSKFLSRYPPLTLRTFLAGWGIGMPVILLLLGQPDLGSALVYLFIMLCVIFVAGAPFRYLCAMMGLGVGLLPFAWFFLRDYQKMRLLVFLDPTRDPLGAGYNAIQSRIAVGSGSFWGKGFLQGQQSKLRFLPEPHTDFIFSVYAEEFGFWGTTLLLLIFGIIFMRLVNTGMKSRDMRGKLLVTGVAAWIWFQMFENIGMSMGLMPITGITLPFLSYGGSSLIAISIALGLVGSVYVGSAKRYKQL; encoded by the coding sequence GTGGAATCCCCGCGGCTTTCCACCTTCGGCGAGGATCTGGCCGCGTCGGACAGGCTGCTTTGCTGCAGCGTTCTCTGTCTGATGATGTGGGGCGTCCTGTGCATTTTCAGCGCGGCTTCCGGTTTTTCCGGTCGGGGGATGGAGTTTGCCGTGAGGCAGTTGGGATGGGTGGCGGTGGTGTGCGCCGCTTATTCGTCCGTTCTGGCCGTCGGGTACGAAAAATTTTTGGATATGGCCTATTTGATTTACGGGCTGACGCTTCTGCTGCTGTTCTTTATGGACCTGACGGCTCCAACGGTAAAAGGCGCCCAGCGATGGATCTCCCTGGGAGTCGTGCGCCTTCAGCCGTCGGAGTTCGCGAAAATTTCTCTGATTCTTCTTTTAAGTAAATTTTTGAGCCGTTATCCCCCTCTGACCCTGAGGACTTTTCTGGCGGGATGGGGGATTGGAATGCCGGTTATTCTCCTGCTTTTGGGACAGCCGGATTTGGGCAGCGCGCTTGTGTATCTGTTCATTATGCTGTGCGTGATCTTCGTGGCCGGAGCGCCCTTCAGGTATCTCTGCGCCATGATGGGGCTGGGCGTGGGGCTTCTGCCTTTCGCCTGGTTTTTCCTGCGGGATTATCAGAAAATGAGGCTGCTGGTTTTCCTGGATCCCACCCGGGACCCTCTGGGAGCGGGGTACAACGCCATTCAATCCCGGATAGCGGTGGGGTCGGGGAGCTTCTGGGGCAAAGGCTTTCTCCAGGGGCAGCAGAGCAAGCTGCGCTTCCTTCCGGAGCCTCATACGGATTTTATTTTCAGTGTTTATGCTGAAGAATTTGGCTTTTGGGGAACGACTCTGCTTTTGCTGATTTTTGGTATCATATTTATGCGTCTCGTGAACACGGGCATGAAAAGCCGCGACATGCGCGGAAAACTTCTCGTAACAGGAGTTGCGGCGTGGATTTGGTTTCAGATGTTCGAAAACATAGGGATGAGCATGGGACTTATGCCGATTACGGGGATCACCCTTCCTTTCCTGAGTTATGGAGGAAGCTCTCTGATCGCCATATCCATCGCATTGGGGCTGGTCGGCAGCGTGTACGTCGGTTCGGCGAAACGCTACAAACAACTTTGA
- the minE gene encoding cell division topological specificity factor MinE: protein MEFFRRLFGRSSSGSAQKANDRIRRILIHDRTDITPQMLGNLRRDMITVLTKYMEIDESRIEMKLGQDLDSNHDKRTVTLVTNIPILRVRRGSVDVADERQSRNNNLEEEISPADPVSAPSPRSPGSARRRHR, encoded by the coding sequence GTGGAATTTTTCAGAAGATTGTTTGGCCGTAGCAGCAGCGGTTCCGCCCAAAAAGCAAATGACCGCATCCGGAGGATCCTCATTCATGATCGTACCGACATTACACCTCAGATGCTGGGGAATTTGCGAAGAGATATGATCACAGTTCTGACAAAATACATGGAAATCGACGAATCCAGAATCGAAATGAAGCTGGGGCAGGATTTGGATTCAAACCACGATAAGCGCACGGTCACTCTGGTGACGAATATTCCCATTTTGAGAGTCCGGCGGGGAAGCGTGGACGTTGCCGATGAACGACAGAGCAGAAATAATAATTTAGAAGAAGAGATTTCGCCCGCCGATCCCGTTTCCGCGCCCTCGCCGCGCAGTCCCGGCAGCGCCCGCAGGCGCCATCGGTAG